From the Capnocytophaga sp. oral taxon 878 genome, the window CGACCCTAATCCATCGTGGTCAGTAGAGCAAGTCAAGAATTTTTACAGCACCCATTACCCCCTGCTCACCAATGCCAAAGCAGGCACACCTTATGTAGAGGGAGACAGCGTTGTCTATCCCTTACAAATCACAATGGGTACAAAAGGCTAAATCTCTACTAATTCTAAAGCTATGAGCCTTGTAAAACAGCTTAAAACAAGGCTTATAGCTAAAATTACAAACATTATCAAAAACTAAAAATAAACTAAAAATGTATGCCACAGCAATCCCAACAAAACCTCGCATCCATACAAAGCGAAGCACAGAGAGAACTCTACCGCAGGTTAAGAGAGTTTTCCAAAGCAGTCCAACGCTCCAAAGACCGCTCACAGATACGTCAAGAACAGCAACAAGTAGCCCCGAAAACTCTTTTGCCAATGGTTTTCTAAAAACGACCTTTCCTCCTAAAGTGTATCATTCAAGCAAGCACATCATTTTTAGTGGAGAGGAGCAAGCTCAGCTAAAAACCACTCTCAAGTGTTCCCTTGCTCAAATGGCAGACCATTACGGCTTTACTCCCTTTCCCATAGAGCAGTACGACCTTTCTTGCGGGATTGCCTTAGCCCTTTCTTACAGCCAAGAGCAAATCAAAAAGAGAGATACCAAAGGTACTTTCTGTGAACTAAAAGTATTGAAAGCCCCCAATGGCAATGCCTTTTTCTCTTGCGAAGAACGCTTTTATTTGCCCAACGAAGTGTTTCTTGTCCCTCTGCAACCGCTTTATAGACTTCTGAAAGTACATAAAAACAAACCACTTTATGAACTATTTTTATCGGTATATGCCTACCTAAACCAACGTGCTTTTATAGCAAACTATGTACAAGAAGATTGTTTTGTGGCTTATGCCTATGAAATGTTGCAGGATTGTATTAACCAAGACTATGAAGAAATAGCAGAAAAAGACCACCTCCTGCACCTTTTAAAGCAGACACAACAAATAGGTACTATTCTTTCCAAAAAGATACGCAACCCTTGCCATTTAGACTTTTTTCAAAGGCGTATAAACCGCTTTATTCCTAAGAATGATTTAGAAGCCGAATGCCTTACCCTCTCACAAGCCTTTTATACCTTGTGGCAGGATTTTCCTAACCACTCTATCTATACCCATTTGCACAGAGCAGAGGGCTATGAGCAAGGTGAAGAGGAACTTTTTGAGGTAGAGAAATACCTATCTTTTGTCTATGAAGACCAAAGCGACCTATTCCATACCTATCTTTTAGATTGGCTCAATGGAGAATACTCCCAATGTAGTGAGATAGAACTCCCTACCATTTACAAACATTTCAACAGCACAACACCCCTTGCTAACTTTGATTTTGAACAGCGTTTCTTTCCTCTCTTAACTGAACTTATAACCCTTTTAAACCGCATTTAAAATGAAATACACAGACCTCACCCCAGAAGTAGGGGAAGTATATCGCCCTACATCAGCACTTGTTTTTTACGAAGACAGTAACCGCTACAACCCACAGAGTTATGTAGAGTACTTACACCTTGATAGCAATGGTAACCCTACAAGCGCACAACCGCTTACCCTCGACCAAGCGCAAGCACTTGCCAAAACGCTCACCTGCGAAAAAGAGCAAGCACAAGTCTTTTTAGTCCCCAAAGGTATTATTCCTCGCAGGGTGCTCCATCTATCCCATAAAGGTGAGGGGCAGGCTGTTTGGTACTCTAAAGCACAAAAAAAGCAGTTATTTTTTGCCTCCTCCCTTGCTATAGAAAGCAAAGAAGTAAGTTTACCTCCTCTGTTGTGGAAAGCTACCCCCAAGAGCCTTTGGATATATGCCCTGCCGAAAAACCAAAAACCACACCTTAATACCCCTCTGTGCTATGCGCCTTTTTTCAACGTCTATGAAAATGGCAATGTGTGTATGGGGTCAGTGCAGGTAAATGAGCGTAAAGCCTCTTGCTTAGAAGATTTTATCACCCAATGGGAAGATTATTTTTTCAATAGCTATTTTTCTCATCAATTAGGCTCATATCCTATAACCAAAATACCCTTAATAAGCCTTTGGCAGGAACTCACTCAGAGTAATAAGCCTTTTCCTTACGAACTGCTTAATCCCAATCACCTCACCTTACAACAAATCCTATAACAATGAAACAGACTCTAAACTCCTCAAACACCCTCAACCCTTTCAATACCTCTGTCCAAACACACAAAGAGCGGGTACATTTTACTGATACTGCTTTGCTCAATGCTACCAATCCTATTAAAGTACATCTGATAGGAGCAGGAGGCACAGGCTCACAAGTAGCCACTGCTTTAGCACGTATCAACCACGCTTTGGTTGCTTTAGGACACGCAGGGTTATCGGTAACCCTTTGGGATAATGACCTTGTAAGTCCTGCCAATCTCGGCAGACAACTCTTTTCAGCTTGTGAGTTAGGAATGTACAAATCCACTGCTCTAATAAGCCGTATCAATCGCTTTTTTGGTACAGATTGGAGAGCGCAAACACAGCTATTCAGCACTGAGACCTTTTCCTCTGAAGAAGAAACAATGAGAGGAAGCATTTACCTTTCGTGTGTAGATAGCGTAAAGGCACGCTTTGACATTGGGGAAGTACTCACTCATTTAGAACGAGCTCACCACTACCACAACAACCCTAAGTATTGGTTAGATTTTGGCAACAGCACCCATTCAGGACAAGTGATTTTAGGTACTTTACAAGCCATTGAGCAACCTCATAGTGATACCTTTATCCCTATAGACACCCTGCCTACTATTACCCAAGCCTTTGGAGAATTATTGACACAATCCGAGCATAATGACAATATCCCAAGTTGCTCCCTTGCCGAAGCCTTAATCAAGCAAGATTTGTTCATTAACGCCACTCTCTCACAAATGGGAAGCACCCTACTTTGGAACTTATTCAGAGAAGGACTCACTTCTTACAGAGGCTTTTTCCTCAACCTCAAAGATTTTCGTACACAACCCTTATTGGTTTAATCCTTAATAAAAACACCTCTTAGAGTATTTCTAAGAGGTGTTTTTTATGATTGTTTGTCTGTGCTACTGACTGCCTGTCGTGGCTCACGACCTTCTTTTCTTTGAGAAAGAAAAGAAGCAAAAGAAAGACCTTACAGATAGATTTTTTGTTAGTTTAGGATAAAGAGAAATCTTACAAGATAGCTATTAAATATAAAAAAAGGAGCTATTTCTTATAGTTAGCCTCCAAAATCTTTAGAATATCACTTTGTTTAAAGAGAATTTTACCACCAATTTGGATATAAGGAAAAAGCCCGTCATCACGGTATTGCTGTAGGGTTCTTTTGGTGATATGCAGCAGCTCACAGACCTCCTTTCCTGATAGAAATACCTCGCCATCAAATACAGGACGGAAGTTTTTAAGGATAAAGTCCATTTGCTGTTTAAGGTTTTCAAGCTGACTAAGGTAAGAGCTTAGTTCCTGGTGTGTTTCTGTGAGTAAGTTCATTGGGTTTGAAGGTTAGAGGTTAAAAGCTGTTCTACATCACTACGCTTAAAATAGTTCTTGCGGTGGATGCACGAGAAAGGCAAGAGTTTTTGGTCTTTATAATACTGCAAGGCACGCTTGCTAATGCCCAAAAGCAGACAAACCTCCTGAGAGTCCAACCACTTTTCTTTTTGCCAAATACCTTTGTAAGTATCCATTACCACTTGCAGAGAATTGTTGAGTTGCTGTACGTCTTTTTGTATCTGTTCAAAAACAGATTTTTCTATAACTACTACTTCCATTTGCATTATTTTGCGCAAAGGTAAAACAAAACAAGCCCACTTTTAGAAGTAGGCTTGTTTTGGAAGAGAAAGGAGGATTTTGGCTTTATATCTTTACTCTTTCTTTACATTAAACTCAAAATCAAGTTTTTGTTCATTGCCGAAGGAGTCGCTTATCCAAACGGAGAGAGACTGATTAGCTTCTGAGGCAGAAGTGTAGTAAAGCCTAAACGCTCCTTTGGAGGCAAGTGGATAAACATCATTAACAAGTAAGACTTCTCCTTGTGGAGAGGTACGCAAACTACCTTTTCCCTCATACTGAAAGTAACGAATAAAATAGCGGTTCTCATCGTACTGGTAAGGAGAGTGCAACTCACAACGTATTTCTACCGTATCGGTTTTACCTATACTTTTAGGTACAGGCAATACCTTTACCTCAAAAGGAAAGTTTTGTTGTACGTCCAACTCTTTTTTACAAGAGGTGAATAGGCTCACACATAGCATTGCAATGAGTCCTATTACAATTTTCTGATTTATTTTCTTCATCGTATTGTCTTTTTAAAGGTTAAAACATATAACGCAGTCCTACAGTAGCACAGGGACGCAGTAGCTCAAAGGAACTTCCCCACAGAGCTGCTACCTTGCCAGAGCAGAGCACTAAAAAGTGATCACTTAGGTAAGTCTCTATCTGCAAACCTACCTGTGCGCCATAGAGAAAATGGTTTTCATTCTTTAGCAAAGCCCCATCAGGAAGGAGGCTTTTGCTGTGATTGACTACCTCATAGCCCAAAAGAGCTTCTGCTCCTAAGTTCAAAGCTACCGTTTTACTGCTGTCACTGACTAAGGCAAAGCTATAGCCTCCTGCACCTATATACCTCTCAACGGGTATATTCAGACTCTTGTAAGGGTACAATCGCCTTTGATATTCAAGAGCAAAATGCTTGTAGTTACCCATTTTAGCATTGATACTATAGCCTAACTGCACCCCAAAATCATCAGAAAAAGAGGAAGTAAAAGCCTCTGCAGGTGCAACCCAAGAGAGCGAGATACCTTTTTGCTTGGGTAACAATCGCTGTGCTTGGGCAATGGAGCCTCCTAAAAAGCACAGACAAATACAAGTGATAATTCTTAGCATTGGCATTAAAATTTAAGGTTAAACTGTTCAATAGGGCGAGCGGCTATAATCTCCTCGTTGGTGATAAGGAACGATTGGTAGCGAGAGCCGTTTTTTTCAAAGATTTCTACCCGCAAAACCTTGTCATCAGAAAGGGTGAGTTGGTCTAACATATACACCGAACGGGCTTCTTTATGAGCCTTTAGTAGGGATATAGGTTGGTATACGCGCAAGGGCTCAATGGGCACTTCTTGTACAATGCTCTTTTTGGTGGTCTTCTTATCAATGATTTTAAAAGTGATAAAATCTACTTCAAAAGGCAGGTTAGAACGATTGGACAATTGCACGTCTACATAGAGTTTGCTATTGTGTACATAGATACCTTTTAGTAGCCATTGTATACCTGCATTCTCCGAACCTATATGCTTGATGTAATTCTTCTTCTGATGGTAGATAGACGACATAATAATCTGTGCTACCGCAGGTGATTCCCAGCCTGTGTCAGAAAAGAGAATATCCGATTTCACATTGTTGCCTTGGGGCATTCCTCTACCAAAATCAATGGTAAGAGGTTGTGGTGTGGTGTGATAACTCACCTCAAAGCTATAAAAGCCTCCGTCTTGAGTGATAACCGATAGGTTGGTGCTATCGGTAAAGTCTGTTTTAGCTGCCTTTACCCTTAGTACATTCTCGGCATCTTTCACCTTGTCGGCTACTAAGTTTTCGCTTCCCAAATCTACATAGCGGATAGAAGCGGGAAAGATAAGATGGGTTGTTTGGTCATAAGCCACCTGCAAAGGATAAGGCACTACCTTTCCTGATTGAGCTAAAAGTTCCTTTTTCTCAGTACTGAGGGCTGTGTTTTCCTTTGCCTCATTCTGGGCTTGCACGGTAATGGTAAGCATTGTTACCGATAATAATAAGTGTAATTTACGCATAAATAAAATGATATTAAGTGTGTTTAATAGGTTGAAAAATAAATAATTGTGTTGTTTTGTGCTTTGTTGTGTGTTTATGGGTTTGTCTGAAAGGCTATTTCTTAGAGATGAGCAGGAGCTGATAACCTGCTTTAACCCTTATGGAAGGCTGTGCGATCTTTTTAGAAAGAAAGGAGGTACCTCCTTGTACGACCCCTTTGCTCAGCTCCGAGACAATTTGGTCTTTGGCTGAAGAGCTAAAGGTAAAGCTACTTCCTGAACTTTTGCTCATTCCCGCTGCTATTTCTCTAAAGGCATTGGCATCGGAAGAAGCGGGCAGGTATAACCCTTGTTGCCCATCGATGTCGTAGGCAGCTATAGAGACAGGAATCACTTTGCCCTTGTATTCTAAGGATTTTACAGTGAGTAACAATCTATCACCACTCACTTTAGCAGAGGCTGTAAGCAGTTCTCCTTTAGGAATGAGTATGCCTGCTACTCGTATAGGCTCTAAAAGTCTTAGCTGCACCCTCGAGTTTTCTCCTAATAGCTGTTCGATATGTGTACAAGCGCGAATGCTATTCTTTAGGATACTACCTTGTGGCTTAAAGCTCTCGCCATTGAAAAAAGAGGTCTGTTGCTCCTTTACCCATTCTTGCAGAGCCTCCTTCTCGGACTGCTTGCGGGGCAAACGACTGACTACCTTTTCCTCTGGGGTATAGACAGGAGCGATGTTTTTACTCTGTTCTACATTGTCAGCTTCGCTACTATTGTTTCCCTCGCCCTCTTGCGAGCCTGCCCCCCCCATCATTGAAGGGTTTTGTTGTCCTTTAGGCAAATATCTTGAAGCCATTTCATAAGACTTTTCCATCAATGCCATTTGGGCATCTACAGAGGTAGGATCTTGCTTGTTGGAGAGTTGAGACTTGAGTGAGGCTATCTCTTCTTTGAGTTTTTGTTGCTCCTCGTAAGCACTATTGTCTTGGTAGAAACTGCCTAAAGTCTGGTGAATATCGCGATAAGACTGAGCAGAACGCTCAAAGGCATTAGGGGTAGCCTTGCGATAACGCGGAGTGGGTTCTTCTTCCTCTTCGATAGCTTCAGGATATTCCTCGCCTTCGTCTTCTTGCCAATAGTCCGACAGCGCATTGAGAGAGGCTTTTTTATCAGCTTCTTTTTCTTCTAAGAGGGCTTCTTCGTAAGCTTTTTCCTTATCAGAAGGCAAGAGTGTCTCGGTAGCTTGTGGTATTGCCTCATTGATACCTACTTGTGTTTGCTCTTGCTCACTTCCGCCACCAAAAAGCAGATACATACAAGCGAGGAAGATTATCCCCATTAGGGCATAAATGACAATTTTCTTGAGTTGTTGTTTTTTAGCAAGGGCTTTTTCCTCATTGCGCTCTTGGAGGGCTTTTTCCTCTTCTTCACTGACCAAGAAACTCGGTGTAGAAGAAGCGTTAGCCTTATCAGAGGCAGGGGTATTACCGTTTTGCTCTGGAAGGGGTGTGTTCTTTTCCATTATTAAGTTGTTTAAAAATTAACGAATCCTTTTTTGGGGTATTCCCCTCTGTAGGTACAATAGCCTTGTTGTCAATATGCTGTATGGCAGGGGCTTCGCCTTGGTGGTACTCTTGGTAAGCGTGCCATAGTATAAAAAGAGTAAGTAGCGAGTAGACTGCAAAAGCTAAGAGTACCAAGCGTTTTCTTTGTGAGGGTGAAAGTCCCTGACAATAGCTTCGGGTTTGCTTTTTTAGAGAATGTATCTCTCTTTGAATTTTGGCTATCATCTCTCTACGGTTCTAAGGTCTTTGTTTTCTATTACATTGAACTGTTCGATGATAAATCCTTGAGGGTTGTTATCAGAACGCACGGAGTTAATCAACCTGCAGGAGGTAATAAGACTCCTTTCGGTGATGTTGCTGGCACGAGTGATGAACTGCTTGGCAAAGGTTTCCACCTGATAAGGATAGCTATTAAAGTTACAGCGCACGCTATCGATGACTACCCGTTGGAGGATATTACCAGAGATGATGCGGTTGTAATAGCCTTTTTCAGCCAAATCTTTATAGTAGTTAAAGGCAGATTTATCAGCCATAAAGAAGGCACGTTTGGTATTGTCTTCAATTGCTTTCTTATCGGGGGCTAAGTTGAAGAAGAGTTCGTGAAACCTGCGCACGTGTTCTTTAGCTTCGACAGGGCGATTGATTTTCTCATCTTGAGAGAGTGCCAACATTAGTGATTTACCATTGTCTAACACATAGATTTTCTCGCGCTGTTTCTCGGCAAAGTAATAGGCATAGCCTACAGCGAAGATACTCACACCTGAGCAGAGCACAGCAAAGGCTATGGCATACATACGGATTTGCTTGAATCCGTTTTCGATGTTTCTAAAGATTTTAAATTCCATTAATTTTAGTATTCAATTAGACTTGTTTTTACTTCATTAACCTACCTGTAATATTACCTGAAAGAGAGCCAGCTCCTGCACCTGCTATATTACCTGCATTGGAGGTAGCTTGGTTTACATTTCTACCATAATTACCCATACCTCCTGCTTGTATGATCCAACCTGCTACGGTGGGAATGGTAAAATAGCCTATGATACCAATGACCATAAAGATAATGTAGGCTGTGTTGGTAGTATCAGGAATAAAACTTGGGTCAGAGAGTTGCTCGATGTCTCGTTGTAAGATAAGGGATTGGATACGTGCTAAAATAGCACTGAACAAATCGGATACAGGAAGCCATAGATAGACACTTACATAGCGGGTAACCCATTGTAGTAAGGTAGATTGAAATCCATCCCATACCGAAATGGCAAAGGCTATAGGTCCTAAGATAGACATCACCACAAGAAAGAAAGTGCGTATGGTGTCAATCACTAAAGCAGCTGCTTGAAAGAGCATTTCGAGTAGTTCACGAAACCACGATCGGATGCTTTGCTTGAGGTCATACATCCCTCTTTCGATGTACATTCCTGCCATTACAGCCATATCTTCGGGCATCCAACCTAATTCATCAATCTTTTTGTCAAACTCTTCATCCGAGACGAGATAGGCAGTTTCGGGGTTGCGCAATTGTGCTTCTCGCTCTAATCGGTCTTTTTGCTCTTGTAGTTTATGCAAATCGAGCGTTTGTCCTTCTAAGATACTGTGGGTACCTGTTACCACAGGGCTTAACACTGTATTCATTGTTCCTAACACCAGAGTAGGGAAAAATATCACACACAGCCCTATGGCAAAGGGACGGAGCAAGGGATACACATCCACAGGTTCGGCACGGGCTAAGGCTTGCCATATACGCATTGCCACATAGAACAGTGCCCCTAAGCCTGCCAAGCCTTTGGCTATGGCAGACATCTGAGCTGTTAGGGGCATCATCTCATCGTATAAAGTACGAAGTATTTGGTGTAGATTTTCCATTTATCAGTCTTTTACCAGTATTTGAGTTCTGTTCCATAGAGTGAGAGTACCTTTTGCGCATCGTTTTGCTTCTTAGCACGTAGATAGCTTACCGAGATGTTTTTCTGGGTGTAGTAGCGTACTAAGTTATAGTACTCTTTCACTTCCTTGTGCACCTTGTCGATAATGTCCATACGCTCTTTGTCGTTCATAGAGAGTGAGGAACTATTGACAATTTGTTGCAGGTCTTTGAGTAGCTTAGAACTTTCGCCCAAGAGCTTGGAGTAGCCATTGGCAATAGCCGACAACTCTTGAGAGGAGAAGTTAGGGTCTTGGCTCATCTTCTTGAAGTTGGTTACATACATCTTGGAGATGTCGCCTACCAGTAGCACCGTTTCCTGTACTTTGCGAGCATCTTTTACCAAGTTATTTACCTTTTTCAGAGCATCGTAATACTCCTTGCCTTGGTTGTAGAGCTTTTCCACCTCTCGGAAGTTGTTGAGCATATTCTTAGCTGTTGAGGAGGTTTGCACTATCTGCTGGGTAGTGTTGATAATGCTCTGAGCAAAATTAGTTGGGTCAGTTACTACCCATTGTGCGCTTAGTTTGGGGCTTGCCAGCATAGCTATAGCAAAAAGCCCCGTTAATAACATTTTTTTCATTGACTTTAATTATTATGATTTACGTATGATTATTAGTTTATTACAGTCCATTAGCCATTTGTACGATGGCTTTTTCTAAATTGCCGTCTAACTTCTCGGAGAGTTCCATCACTTGGTGTTTTTCGCTCTCTTCAGTGGTGTAGGCAAAGTATTCTTCTCGGCTTACCTCTGTAGCATACACCGCAGAGTGTGTACCTCCTAAGCCTATCCACACTTCTTTGTATTTGCGACGAGAGTCGTTGGAGAGATTGATAGATAGGATTTGCGACTTCTCTTTCTCGGTAAGTCCTAACATCGCTTGGATAGCATCGAACTTGTTCATATACTTGCGCTGGTCAAGCAATATCTTGCAATCGGAGTTGTTGATGATAGATTCTTTCACGATAGGTGAATGGATAATATCATCTACCTCTTGGGTTACAATCACTGCCTCACCAAAGAACTTACGCACGGTTTTGAATAGGTACTTGATGTACTCCGCCATTCCTTCTTTGGCAATCGCTTTCCACGCTTCTTCGATGAGAATCATCTTGCGGATACCCTTCAGGCGCCTCATCTTGTTGATAAACACCTCCATAATGATGATAGTAACCACAGGAAAGAGTATGGGGTGGTCTTTAATCGCATCAATTTCAAAGACAATAAAGCGTTTGGAAAGCAGGTCTAATTCCTTATCGGAATTGAGCAGATAGTCGTATTCCCCTCCTTTGTAATAAGGCTCTAACACGTTGAGGAAGTTAGCCAAGTCAAAGTCCTTTTCTCTTACCTGCTTCTCTTGTAGTATGGCTCGGTAGTCATTCTTGATATACTCATAAAAGCCATTGAAAGAGGGTGTGTGCGAGGGATTGTCTTTTACCAATTGCAGGTAAAGGTTCACTGCATTGGAAAGGGCTACCTCTTCCGCACGTGTAGGAGGCTCATTGTCTCGCTTCCAAAGGGTGAGTATCAGTGTTTTGATACTCTCGCGCTTTTCAATGTCAAACACCCCATCATCGGTGTAGAAAGGGTTAAAGGCAATGGGATTGTCTTCGGTATAAGTAAAGTAAATCCCATCCTTTCCTTTAGTCTTGTGGTGAATAAGCTCACAGACTCCTTGATAGGAGTTCCCTGTATCTACTAAAACGATATGTGTACCTTGTTCGTAATATTGCCTTACTAAGTGGTTCGTGAAAAAGGATTTACCACTACCCGAAGGTCCTAAGACGAACTTATTACGGTTGGTGATAATCCCTTTCTTCATAGGCTCATCGGAGATATCCAAATGGATAGGCTTGCCTGTGAGTCTGTCGGCCATCTTAATTCCAAAAGGACTGGAAGAACTTTGATAGTTGGTCTCCTGAGTAAAAAAGCACAGAGCAGGCTCTATAAACGTGTAGAAAGTCTCTTCACTGGGGAAGTCGGCTGCATTGCCAGCTATACCTGCCCAATAGAGAGTTGCCGTATCAATGGTGTTATGGCGAGGCTTACACTCCATTGACGCCAAAGCACTACCCACATCGTTTTTAATGCTCCTAAGCTCTTGTGGGTTGTCCGACCACGCCATCACATTAAAGTGCGCTCTGATAGAGGAAAGTCCGTAAGAGTGTGCCTCATTGAGGTATTGCTCTATCCATTCTTTGTTGATTTGGTTGCTACGGCTGTATCTTGAAAGCGAGTGCATATTGCGTGCTGACTTCTCAAACTGTCTGAGGTTCTCATCGGAATTGTCCAAGAACAGATATTGGTTGTAGATATGGTTACAACTCAGTAGCAAGCCCACAGGAGCTGCAAAGGATAAACGGCAATCGCTCTTATCGGTAGAGAGTCGCTCGTAACGGCTATCGGCTTGTACCTTAGAAGGCAAGTCTTCTGCATCTGATAAGGTATGCACACAGAGTCTTTGGTTACCAATGCGCATTTGCTCGGCAGAGAGGCATATATCTTGCAGGCTCTCTTTCTCATTAGTGGAAAGGCTCAGATACTGCTCAAAGAGTCCCTTTTTGTGGGGAGTGCCTATATAGTCCTCTGTTTTGAGCTGACGGAGCTTTATCAGGTTAGAGTCATTTAAAATACGCTCTAACTGCGCTACCGCTTCCAAGAATTGAGTGGCGTGTTCTCGGTTAGTGAGCTCCTTAGGCAAGAAGTTCCCTTTGCAAAGGGAGGAAAAGTTGCTTTGGGCTCTCATTCGGTTTTTAGTGGTTTGGGTGATAAATAGGTAGCATCTGTGATTTAAGAACGGGCGTTCGTTAAAATGCTTTTCGTACGAATGAGAGAGAAAACTCAAATTCTCGCCTTGCAGTTCAGGTTCGTATTGTTCCTTGATAAACCAGTCCTGTTTGTGGATAACGGTATACTGTGGCAATACTTTGATAGCCTTATGCCAAAGTGAGTGGAGTATCTCATAGTCCTCACCCGAAATGGTAAAGAGCTCTGGGAGCTGCACCTCGAAGCCGACGCTGATGTCGGCTTCTTTGGTGAGCAAGCAGTCTTGTTCTATGGCAAGAATAGGGAATTTACTCTCTAAGGTGTTGATTTTAGAACTATTTCTCATTGAGGGTTGTTTTAGGTTTAGGGTAACGAATAAATTTTCGTGGTGATCTTTGGTGACGTAGGTATTTGGGGTGGCGTTTGCGAGCTGCTTGTTTCATCAGGCCGTGTTCACCGTATTTCTGGTTTAGTGAAAAAGTCTGCCAAACCACAAGGCTAACCATACTAACGCCTACCCCCAAGCATACAAAAGAATTGACCCCTACCGTGTAGAGGATCATCACCAAGATGAGCACCGAGAGCAGTCCTCCTGCAAAGATGAAGAGGTACTGCGCTTTGAGTCCTTTGAACTCTACACTTCTGCCGATGCCTTTGTTGATAGAATAGCTGTTTTTTGTCTCCATAATCTATAAGAAGAACGAACGCAAGATGGTAGCCGCTACAATTAAGAAGATACAAGCCCCAAACCAACTGGCAGCCGTTTTGCTGGTATCGGGGTCGCCGCTACTAAACTTGTTATATACCTTCACCCCACCGATGAGTCCCACCACAGCCCCTATGGCATAGATGAGCTTGGTAGCTGGGTCAAAATACGAGGTAACCATACGGGTAGCTTCGTTGATACCTCCTACGCCATTGCCCTGAGCAATGGAAAATTGTGTAACTCCTATCATCGTGAGCAGAAGGAGCCGTTTTAGAATTGATTTTCGCTTCATTGATAATCTGTTATTTTAAAATTCGGGG encodes:
- a CDS encoding PRTRC system protein C — protein: MLIATQLKRMFVFEENRQTIHLADPNPSWSVEQVKNFYSTHYPLLTNAKAGTPYVEGDSVVYPLQITMGTKG
- a CDS encoding PRTRC system protein B, which codes for MKYTDLTPEVGEVYRPTSALVFYEDSNRYNPQSYVEYLHLDSNGNPTSAQPLTLDQAQALAKTLTCEKEQAQVFLVPKGIIPRRVLHLSHKGEGQAVWYSKAQKKQLFFASSLAIESKEVSLPPLLWKATPKSLWIYALPKNQKPHLNTPLCYAPFFNVYENGNVCMGSVQVNERKASCLEDFITQWEDYFFNSYFSHQLGSYPITKIPLISLWQELTQSNKPFPYELLNPNHLTLQQIL
- a CDS encoding PRTRC system ThiF family protein; translated protein: MKQTLNSSNTLNPFNTSVQTHKERVHFTDTALLNATNPIKVHLIGAGGTGSQVATALARINHALVALGHAGLSVTLWDNDLVSPANLGRQLFSACELGMYKSTALISRINRFFGTDWRAQTQLFSTETFSSEEETMRGSIYLSCVDSVKARFDIGEVLTHLERAHHYHNNPKYWLDFGNSTHSGQVILGTLQAIEQPHSDTFIPIDTLPTITQAFGELLTQSEHNDNIPSCSLAEALIKQDLFINATLSQMGSTLLWNLFREGLTSYRGFFLNLKDFRTQPLLV
- a CDS encoding helix-turn-helix domain-containing protein, with protein sequence MNLLTETHQELSSYLSQLENLKQQMDFILKNFRPVFDGEVFLSGKEVCELLHITKRTLQQYRDDGLFPYIQIGGKILFKQSDILKILEANYKK
- a CDS encoding helix-turn-helix domain-containing protein, which encodes MEVVVIEKSVFEQIQKDVQQLNNSLQVVMDTYKGIWQKEKWLDSQEVCLLLGISKRALQYYKDQKLLPFSCIHRKNYFKRSDVEQLLTSNLQTQ
- a CDS encoding TraQ conjugal transfer family protein — encoded protein: MKKINQKIVIGLIAMLCVSLFTSCKKELDVQQNFPFEVKVLPVPKSIGKTDTVEIRCELHSPYQYDENRYFIRYFQYEGKGSLRTSPQGEVLLVNDVYPLASKGAFRLYYTSASEANQSLSVWISDSFGNEQKLDFEFNVKKE
- a CDS encoding conjugal transfer protein TraO codes for the protein MLRIITCICLCFLGGSIAQAQRLLPKQKGISLSWVAPAEAFTSSFSDDFGVQLGYSINAKMGNYKHFALEYQRRLYPYKSLNIPVERYIGAGGYSFALVSDSSKTVALNLGAEALLGYEVVNHSKSLLPDGALLKNENHFLYGAQVGLQIETYLSDHFLVLCSGKVAALWGSSFELLRPCATVGLRYMF
- the traN gene encoding conjugative transposon protein TraN, coding for MRKLHLLLSVTMLTITVQAQNEAKENTALSTEKKELLAQSGKVVPYPLQVAYDQTTHLIFPASIRYVDLGSENLVADKVKDAENVLRVKAAKTDFTDSTNLSVITQDGGFYSFEVSYHTTPQPLTIDFGRGMPQGNNVKSDILFSDTGWESPAVAQIIMSSIYHQKKNYIKHIGSENAGIQWLLKGIYVHNSKLYVDVQLSNRSNLPFEVDFITFKIIDKKTTKKSIVQEVPIEPLRVYQPISLLKAHKEARSVYMLDQLTLSDDKVLRVEIFEKNGSRYQSFLITNEEIIAARPIEQFNLKF
- the traM gene encoding conjugative transposon protein TraM, which gives rise to MEKNTPLPEQNGNTPASDKANASSTPSFLVSEEEEKALQERNEEKALAKKQQLKKIVIYALMGIIFLACMYLLFGGGSEQEQTQVGINEAIPQATETLLPSDKEKAYEEALLEEKEADKKASLNALSDYWQEDEGEEYPEAIEEEEEPTPRYRKATPNAFERSAQSYRDIHQTLGSFYQDNSAYEEQQKLKEEIASLKSQLSNKQDPTSVDAQMALMEKSYEMASRYLPKGQQNPSMMGGAGSQEGEGNNSSEADNVEQSKNIAPVYTPEEKVVSRLPRKQSEKEALQEWVKEQQTSFFNGESFKPQGSILKNSIRACTHIEQLLGENSRVQLRLLEPIRVAGILIPKGELLTASAKVSGDRLLLTVKSLEYKGKVIPVSIAAYDIDGQQGLYLPASSDANAFREIAAGMSKSSGSSFTFSSSAKDQIVSELSKGVVQGGTSFLSKKIAQPSIRVKAGYQLLLISKK
- a CDS encoding TraL conjugative transposon family protein, whose product is MIAKIQREIHSLKKQTRSYCQGLSPSQRKRLVLLAFAVYSLLTLFILWHAYQEYHQGEAPAIQHIDNKAIVPTEGNTPKKDSLIFKQLNNGKEHTPSRAKR
- the traK gene encoding conjugative transposon protein TraK; translated protein: MEFKIFRNIENGFKQIRMYAIAFAVLCSGVSIFAVGYAYYFAEKQREKIYVLDNGKSLMLALSQDEKINRPVEAKEHVRRFHELFFNLAPDKKAIEDNTKRAFFMADKSAFNYYKDLAEKGYYNRIISGNILQRVVIDSVRCNFNSYPYQVETFAKQFITRASNITERSLITSCRLINSVRSDNNPQGFIIEQFNVIENKDLRTVER